A genomic window from Sanguibacter antarcticus includes:
- a CDS encoding DEAD/DEAH box helicase produces the protein MRPPAAPVPQAASSAAASHLSPTFPVRAPWGTASKLRAWQAAALDQYREQSPKDFLAVATPGAGKTTFALRIATDLLERGVVRRITVVAPTEHLKHQWADAAARVGVRIDPNFKNSQGKHAAHYDGVALTYAQIAANPALHAARTTAGPTLVILDEVHHGGDALSWGDAVREAFEGATRRLALTGTPFRSDTAAIPFVTYERGPDGIRRSAADYTYGYGDALRDGVVRPVIFLTYSGQMRWRTRAGDEVSARLGESMTKDMSSQAWRTALDANGEWIPSVLAAADKRLAEVRRTVPDAGGLVIATDQTDARAYAGHLARITGQSPTVVLSDDEGASKRIDDFADGDQRWMVAVRMVSEGVDVPRLAVGVYATSTATPLYFAQAVGRFVRARRRGETASVFLPSVANLVGLANSLELERDHALDKPLSAAESGDMYNPEDALMAAANRDSKASDGLGEQGSFEMLEAQASFDRVLFDGGEFGTGADIGSDEELDFLGLPGLLDVDQVTTLLKQHQASQLSGKSRSVQKAAERSELEHRRAADLRKELSQLVSAWARRTGQPHGSVHNELRRRSGGPEVPLASVDQLTARVEVVRGWFVGKK, from the coding sequence TTGAGACCACCGGCGGCGCCCGTCCCGCAGGCGGCGTCCTCGGCGGCGGCGTCGCACCTCTCACCGACCTTCCCGGTCCGTGCTCCGTGGGGCACCGCGTCGAAGCTGCGCGCCTGGCAGGCGGCAGCGCTCGACCAGTATCGCGAGCAGAGCCCGAAGGACTTTCTCGCCGTGGCGACGCCAGGCGCAGGCAAGACGACGTTCGCTCTGCGGATCGCGACCGATCTCCTCGAGCGCGGCGTGGTCCGCCGGATCACCGTCGTCGCCCCGACCGAGCACCTCAAGCACCAGTGGGCTGACGCGGCAGCTCGCGTCGGCGTCCGCATCGACCCGAACTTCAAGAACAGCCAGGGCAAGCACGCCGCGCACTATGACGGCGTGGCGCTCACGTACGCCCAGATCGCGGCGAACCCGGCGCTCCACGCCGCTCGGACGACTGCCGGACCGACCCTCGTCATCCTCGACGAGGTGCACCACGGCGGCGACGCGCTGTCCTGGGGCGACGCGGTCCGCGAGGCCTTCGAGGGGGCGACGCGTCGGCTCGCGCTGACCGGGACCCCTTTCCGGTCGGACACGGCCGCGATCCCGTTCGTCACGTACGAGCGTGGTCCGGACGGCATCCGCCGGTCGGCAGCGGACTACACGTACGGGTACGGCGACGCGTTGCGCGACGGCGTGGTCCGTCCCGTGATCTTCCTCACCTACTCGGGGCAGATGCGCTGGCGCACGCGTGCCGGCGACGAGGTGAGCGCTCGTCTCGGCGAGTCCATGACCAAGGACATGTCGAGCCAGGCGTGGCGCACCGCGCTGGACGCGAACGGCGAGTGGATCCCGTCGGTGCTCGCGGCAGCCGACAAGCGCCTCGCCGAGGTCCGACGGACCGTCCCTGACGCAGGCGGGCTCGTCATCGCGACAGACCAGACCGACGCGCGCGCCTACGCGGGTCACCTGGCCCGGATCACCGGACAGTCCCCGACGGTGGTGCTCTCCGACGACGAGGGCGCGAGCAAGCGCATCGACGACTTCGCCGACGGCGACCAGCGCTGGATGGTCGCTGTCCGGATGGTGTCCGAGGGCGTCGACGTCCCACGCCTGGCGGTCGGTGTCTATGCGACGTCGACCGCGACGCCCCTCTACTTCGCCCAGGCGGTCGGCCGGTTCGTCCGAGCCCGCCGCCGAGGAGAGACGGCCTCGGTCTTCTTGCCGAGCGTCGCGAACCTCGTCGGGCTGGCGAACAGCCTCGAGCTCGAGCGGGACCATGCGCTCGACAAGCCGCTGAGCGCAGCAGAGTCAGGGGACATGTACAACCCCGAGGACGCCCTGATGGCGGCCGCGAACCGGGACTCGAAGGCGTCTGACGGCCTGGGGGAGCAGGGGTCCTTTGAGATGCTCGAGGCGCAGGCCTCGTTCGACCGCGTGCTCTTCGACGGGGGCGAGTTCGGGACGGGCGCAGACATCGGGTCGGACGAGGAGCTCGACTTCCTCGGCCTGCCAGGTCTTCTCGACGTGGACCAGGTCACGACGTTGCTCAAGCAGCACCAGGCGAGCCAGCTGAGCGGCAAGAGCCGGTCCGTCCAGAAGGCCGCAGAGCGCAGCGAGCTCGAGCACCGGCGTGCGGCGGACCTGCGGAAAGAGCTGTCCCAGCTCGTCTCCGCGTGGGCGCGGCGCACCGGTCAGCCGCACGGGTCCGTGCACAACGAGCTGCGCAGGCGCAGCGGCGGCCCCGAGGTGCCGCTGGCGAGCGTCGACCAGCTCACCGCACGGGTCGAGGTCGTGCGCGGTTGGTTCGTCGGGAAGAAGTGA
- a CDS encoding DUF4349 domain-containing protein codes for MTRPLAASRRPSTVPRLLVVFTSGLVAAGLLAGCSSSGTQDSASVAQEVDQQAVGGVDGLAADAAASASDARSVVETTQQMVTTGTVEVVVDDPVAAAEEISALVEQAGGRTEQRNQQVRTETSEPRADLTVRVPADKVTPTITALGDVGTVEATRISSTDVGGQARDLDARIKALQTSTTRLETLMSTAETTADLLDAESTLTARQGDLESLQAQLNALADQVDLSTLVITLTTEPTTPDTETPTFWEALATGWGALVATATTVVVIVGVLLPWLATLAVIALLVRWLVRRLRTRRTMVPSPQPRDPARPPSDMHA; via the coding sequence ATGACCCGTCCGCTGGCCGCTTCTCGTCGCCCTTCCACCGTGCCCCGCCTCCTCGTCGTCTTCACCTCCGGGCTCGTCGCCGCAGGCCTCCTCGCGGGCTGTTCGAGCAGCGGCACGCAGGACAGCGCGTCCGTGGCGCAGGAGGTCGACCAGCAGGCCGTCGGCGGCGTGGACGGCCTGGCTGCCGATGCTGCAGCCAGCGCCAGCGACGCCCGCAGCGTCGTCGAGACCACCCAGCAGATGGTGACCACGGGCACCGTGGAGGTCGTCGTCGACGACCCGGTCGCCGCAGCCGAGGAGATCAGCGCGCTCGTCGAGCAGGCCGGAGGACGGACCGAGCAGCGCAACCAGCAGGTACGCACCGAGACGTCCGAGCCGCGCGCCGACCTCACCGTGCGCGTCCCCGCCGACAAGGTCACCCCGACGATCACCGCGCTGGGCGACGTCGGGACCGTCGAGGCGACCCGCATCAGCTCGACCGACGTCGGCGGGCAGGCCCGCGACCTCGACGCGCGGATCAAGGCGCTCCAGACCTCCACGACCCGGCTCGAGACCCTCATGAGCACCGCTGAGACGACCGCAGACCTGCTCGACGCAGAATCCACCCTCACCGCACGCCAGGGCGACCTCGAGAGCCTCCAGGCACAGCTCAACGCGCTCGCCGACCAGGTCGACCTCTCGACCCTCGTCATCACGCTGACGACCGAGCCGACCACGCCCGACACCGAGACCCCGACGTTCTGGGAGGCGCTCGCCACCGGGTGGGGCGCGCTCGTGGCCACCGCGACGACGGTCGTCGTCATCGTCGGTGTCCTGCTCCCGTGGCTGGCGACGCTGGCGGTGATCGCGCTCCTCGTCCGCTGGCTGGTCCGTCGGCTGCGCACACGCCGCACGATGGTGCCCTCGCCGCAGCCACGAGACCCTGCCCGACCGCCGAGCGACATGCACGCGTAG
- a CDS encoding DUF3039 domain-containing protein yields MNESPSMSTGPLDPFDNPGDSGTGTSTSVLERSETREEVEPGDHERFAHYVRKNKIMDSALSGKPVIALCGKVWVPGRDPKKFPVCPICQEIYDGLRKPQDDEPGSGSGDSGT; encoded by the coding sequence ATGAACGAATCCCCGTCGATGAGCACCGGACCCCTCGATCCGTTCGACAACCCGGGAGACTCCGGCACCGGCACGTCGACCAGCGTCCTCGAACGCAGCGAGACGCGTGAAGAGGTCGAGCCGGGCGACCACGAGCGCTTCGCGCACTACGTCCGCAAGAACAAGATCATGGACTCGGCACTGAGCGGCAAGCCGGTCATCGCCCTGTGCGGGAAGGTCTGGGTGCCGGGTCGCGACCCGAAGAAGTTCCCGGTCTGCCCGATCTGCCAGGAGATCTACGACGGTCTTCGCAAGCCGCAGGACGACGAGCCCGGCTCGGGCTCAGGCGACAGCGGCACGTGA
- a CDS encoding ROK family transcriptional regulator, with protein sequence MGDEGVDGGWRAATAALRPSDKVLPEHARAHNRALVLKHLFHEGHTSRADLARATGLTRVTISDLVTVLLAAGLVEELGTRMEGRVGKPAILLGLRFTAFQVVTIDVGTGPDLIGGVVDLTGEFVVRRSLPIDGRTGDELVGFVTRFARLLVAAATRPVIGVGIAAPGVITATGDVTQAPSRGWFGVALGERLTEALGLPVHVVNDANATVLSEFTYGGADGAGLMVLMVREGVGAGVVLDGVQVRGHGDAAGEIGHVRVVEEGGLECHCGRTGCLETVLSASALRARLVGLDEGAGTQVRAEVGTLLGTALAPVVATLNLAEVVLSGPVDLLDGIVRETAQQTVQDRTMAAIGNDFRVRMAVRPQDDVLAGAVAAVLARQLGVS encoded by the coding sequence ATGGGGGACGAGGGGGTCGACGGGGGGTGGCGGGCAGCCACCGCTGCTCTGCGACCGAGCGACAAGGTGCTTCCGGAGCATGCCCGCGCGCACAACCGTGCTCTGGTGCTCAAGCACCTGTTCCACGAGGGGCACACGTCCCGTGCAGACCTCGCGCGCGCGACCGGCCTGACCCGGGTGACGATCTCCGACCTCGTGACGGTCCTCCTGGCCGCGGGTCTGGTCGAGGAGCTGGGGACCCGGATGGAGGGACGCGTCGGGAAGCCGGCGATCCTCTTGGGGCTGCGGTTCACAGCCTTCCAGGTCGTCACGATCGATGTGGGGACGGGCCCGGACCTCATCGGGGGCGTCGTCGACCTCACGGGCGAGTTCGTCGTCCGGCGGTCGTTGCCGATCGACGGTCGGACCGGCGACGAGCTCGTCGGGTTCGTCACCCGCTTCGCACGGCTGCTCGTCGCGGCAGCGACACGGCCGGTCATCGGTGTGGGGATCGCGGCGCCAGGAGTCATCACCGCTACCGGTGACGTCACGCAGGCACCGAGCCGTGGGTGGTTCGGTGTCGCGCTCGGCGAGCGTCTCACCGAGGCGCTCGGGCTGCCTGTCCACGTGGTCAACGACGCGAACGCGACCGTCCTCAGCGAGTTCACCTACGGCGGTGCTGACGGCGCAGGTCTCATGGTGCTCATGGTCCGCGAGGGGGTCGGCGCGGGCGTCGTCCTCGACGGTGTCCAGGTCCGCGGCCACGGGGACGCAGCCGGTGAGATCGGTCACGTCCGTGTGGTCGAGGAAGGAGGTCTCGAGTGCCACTGCGGGCGGACAGGCTGTCTCGAGACGGTGCTGTCGGCCAGTGCGCTCCGCGCACGCCTCGTGGGGCTCGACGAGGGGGCGGGCACGCAGGTGCGAGCGGAGGTCGGAACGCTCCTGGGCACCGCTCTGGCCCCGGTCGTCGCCACGCTCAACCTGGCTGAGGTGGTGCTCAGCGGACCGGTCGACCTCCTCGACGGGATCGTGCGAGAGACCGCTCAGCAGACCGTCCAAGACCGCACGATGGCGGCGATCGGGAACGACTTCCGGGTCCGGATGGCTGTCCGTCCGCAGGACGACGTCCTGGCAGGCGCGGTGGCAGCAGTCCTCGCGCGGCAGTTGGGGGTCTCTTGA